The Urocitellus parryii isolate mUroPar1 chromosome 6, mUroPar1.hap1, whole genome shotgun sequence genome includes a window with the following:
- the LOC144255479 gene encoding olfactory receptor 4F15-like: MDGLNGSVVSEFVLLGLSGSWETKVILMITFSLLYLGIILGNLFIVFLVIADSHLHSPMYFLLANLSFNDVGLSSTTVPRMITDLLTEHKVISFQSCMTQTCFIHTMGGAELVLLIAMAFDRYAAICKPLHYLTIMSPKTCVLLIVISWVTGVIHAMTQFSFVINLPFCGPNKIDSFCCDFPRIIQLACSDAAKFEFVVTANSGILTTGTFFLLLLSYAFILITVWKRSSGDLSKALGTLSAHITVVILFFIPCIFVYIWPFPTSSVDKYMFIVDFAITPALNPVIYTLRNKDIKIAMQRLSKRCHCDRFC; the protein is encoded by the coding sequence ATGGATGGACTGAATGGCTCTGTGGTTTCTGAGTTTGTGCTGCTGGGACTCTCAGGTTCTTGGGAAACTAAAGTTATTCTCATGATAACATTCTCCTTGCTCTACCTAGGGATCATCCTGGGAAATCTCTTCATTGTCTTTTTGGTTATTGCTGATTCTCACTTACATTCTCCAATGTACTTCCTGCTGGCCAACCTGTCCTTCAACGATGTGGGACTCTCCTCTACCACAGTTCCCAGGATGATCACAGACCTGTTAACAGAACACAAAGTAATTTCCTTCCAAAGCTGTATGACACAGACATGCTTCATCCACACCATGGGAGGTGCAGAATTGGTGCTGCTGATAGCCATGGCATTTGACAGGTATGCAGCCATCTGCAAACCTCTCCACTACTTGACCATCATGAGCCCCAAAACATGTGTTCTGTTGATAGTCATCAGCTGGGTAACAGGAGTGATCCATGCTATGACTCAGTTTTCATTTGTTATCAACTTGCCTTTTTGTGGTCCTAATAAAATAGACAGCTTCTGTTGTGACTTTCCCAGGATCATACAACTTGCATGCTCTGATGCAGCCAAGTTTGAGTTTGTTGTTACTGCAAATAGTGGCATCTTAACAACAGGCACTTTCTTCTTGCTTCTCCTTTCCTATGCCTTCATTTTGATCACTGTCTGGAAACGTTCCTCTGGGGACTTGTCCAAGGCTCTTGGCACATTGTCAGCTCACATCACTGTggtgattctattttttattccatgCATATTTGTCTACATATGGCCTTTCCCCACATCATCAGTTGACAAATACATGTTTATTGTTGATTTTGCTATCACGCCTGCCTTGAATCCTGTCATCTATACATTGAGAAACAAAGATATAAAGATAGCAATGCAAAGACTGAGCAAACGGTGTCATTGTGACAGATTCTGCTGA
- the LOC113177032 gene encoding olfactory receptor 4F21-like: MDGLNGSVVSEFVLLGLSGSWETKVILMITFSLLYLGIILGNLFVVFLVIADSHLHSPMYFLLANLSFNDVGLSSTTVPRMITDLLTEHKVISFQSCMTQTCFIHAFGGTEMVLLIAMAFDRYAAICKPLHYLTIMSPKTCVLLIVISWVTGVIHAMFQFSFVINLPFCGPNKIDSFCCDFPRIIQLACSDAANFEFVVTANSGVITICTFFLLLLSYVFILVTVWKRSSGDLSKALGTLSAHITVVVLFFTPCIFIYMWPFPTSSVDKYMFIVDFAITPALNPLIYTLRNKDIKIAIQRLSKRCHCDRFC, translated from the coding sequence ATGGATGGACTGAATGGCTCTGTGGTTTCTGAGTTTGTGCTGCTGGGACTCTCAGGTTCTTGGGAAACTAAAGTTATTCTCATGATAACATTCTCCTTGCTCTACTTAGGGATCATCCTGGGAAatctctttgttgtctttttggtaatTGCTGATTCTCACTTACATTCTCCAATGTACTTCCTGCTGGCCAACCTGTCCTTCAATGATGTGGGACTTTCTTCCACCACAGTTCCCAGGATGATCACAGACCTGTTAACAGAACACAAAGTAATTTCCTTCCAAAGTTGTATGACGCAGACATGCTTCATCCACGCCTTCGGAGGAACAGAAATGGTGCTTCTCATAGCCATGGCATTTGACAGGTATGCAGCCATCTGCAAACCTCTCCACTACTTGACCATCATGAGCCCCAAAACATGTGTTCTGTTGATAGTCATCAGCTGGGTAACAGGAGTGATCCATGCCAtgtttcagttttcatttgttaTCAACTTGCCTTTTTGTGGTCCTAATAAAATAGACAGCTTTTGTTGTGACTTTCCCAGGATCATACAACTTGCATGCTCTGATGCAGCCAACTTTGAGTTTGTTGTTACTGCCAACAGTGGTGTCATAACCATATGCAccttcttcctgctcctcctttcCTATGTCTTCATTTTGGTCACTGTCTGGAAACGTTCCTCTGGGGACTTGTCCAAGGCTCTTGGCACATTGTCAGCTCACATCACTGTGGTGGTTCTATTTTTCACTCCATGCATATTTATCTACATGTGGCCATTTCCCACATCATCAGTtgacaaatatatgtttattgtTGATTTTGCTATCACCCCTGCCTTGAATCCTCTCATCTATACATTGAGAAACAAAGATATAAAGATAGCAATACAAAGACTGAGCAAACGGTGTCATTGTGACAGATTCTGCTGA
- the LOC113177031 gene encoding olfactory receptor 4F21-like, with protein MDGLNGSVVSEFVLLGLSSSWETRVILTLTFSLLYLGIILGNLFIVFLVIADSHLHSPMYFLLANLSFNDVWVSSTTVPKMIFDLLSEHKVISFQGCMIQICFIHMMGGVEMVLLIAMAFDRYAAICKPLHYLNIMSPKRCILLVVIGWVTGVIHAMSQFSFVMNLPFCGPNTIDSFYCDFPRVIQLACSDADKFEFVVAANSGFMSMGTFFLLLLSYVFILVTVWKRSSGDLSKALVTLSAHITVVVLFFTPCMFLYVWPFPTSSIDKYLFIADFAITPALNPVIYTLRNKDIKISIQRLNKQGHYNRFC; from the coding sequence ATGGATGGACTGAATGGCTCTGTGGTTTCTGAGTTTGTGCTGCTGGGACTCTCAAGTTCTTGGGAAACTAGAGTTATTCTTACATTGACATTCTCCTTGCTCTACTTAGGGATCATCCTGGGAAATCTCTTTATTGTCTTCTTGGTGATTGCTGATTCTCACTTACATTCTCCTATGTACTTCCTGCTGGCCAACCTGTCCTTCAATGATGTGTGGGTTTCCTCCACTACAGTTCCTAAGATGATCTTCGATCTTTTAAGTGAACATAAAGTAATTTCCTTCCAAGGTTGTATGATACAGATCTGTTTCATCCACATGATGGGAGGAGTAGAGATGGTGCTGCTCATAGCCATGGCATTTGACAGATATGCAGCCATCTGTAAGCCTCTTCATTACTTGAACATTATGAGCCCCAAAAGATGTATTTTACTTGTAGTCATTGGCTGGGTAACAGGAGTGATCCATGCTATGTCTCAGTTTTCATTTGTTATGAACTTACCTTTTTGTGGTCCTAATACAATAGACAGCTTTTACTGTGACTTTCCCAGGGTCATACAGCTCGCATGCTCAGATGCAGACAAGTTTGAGTTTGTCGTTGCTGCCAACAGTGGATTCATGAGCATGGGCAccttcttcctgctcctcctttcCTATGTCTTCATTTTGGTCACTGTCTGGAAACGTTCCTCTGGGGACTTGTCCAAAGCTCTTGTCACTTTATCAGCTCACATCACTGTAGTGGTTCTGTTTTTCACTCCATGTATGTTTCTCTATGTGTGGCCTTTCCCCACGTCATCAATTGACAAGTATCTGTTCATTGCTGACTTTGCTATCACGCCTGCCTTGAATCCTGTGATCTATACACTAAGAAACAAAGATATAAAGATATCAATTCAAAGACTGAACAAACAAGGTCATTATAACAGATTTTGCTGA